In one window of Leptospira sp. WS92.C1 DNA:
- the xerD gene encoding site-specific tyrosine recombinase XerD, with product MTSSHNNLLQNFQEYLSVEKGLSDNSIYSYGYDLNKFKNFLEKEHIDFLEVQANDIMRFLNEEKDRKISSKTIAREVVAIRQFYKFLKDEKKLDTNPTEKIETPEVMRSIPDYLTQEEIEELFSTIKEDNLYELRDKCIFELLYSSGLRISEACNLKLGDMDLEGMTLTVEGKGGRQRLVPFGEKSLDILNRYLKQSRPFILKTRNCEYLFVSKKGSYINRKSVWRLLNHYIKRTTIAKKVTPHTLRHSFATHLLENHADLKSVQELLGHIDISTTQIYTHMANKTLKEVHKKFHPRG from the coding sequence GTGACATCTTCACATAACAACCTACTTCAAAATTTCCAGGAATATCTCTCTGTAGAAAAGGGATTAAGTGACAACTCGATCTACTCCTATGGATACGATCTGAACAAGTTCAAGAACTTTCTGGAAAAGGAACATATCGATTTTCTTGAAGTCCAGGCGAACGATATCATGCGGTTTTTAAACGAAGAAAAGGATCGAAAGATCAGCTCTAAGACGATCGCAAGAGAAGTTGTGGCGATTCGACAGTTTTATAAGTTTTTAAAAGACGAAAAGAAACTAGACACAAACCCGACTGAAAAAATCGAAACTCCGGAAGTGATGCGGAGCATTCCCGACTATCTGACTCAGGAAGAGATCGAGGAACTTTTTTCCACGATCAAAGAGGACAATCTCTACGAACTGAGAGACAAATGCATTTTTGAATTATTATATTCTTCCGGACTCAGGATTTCCGAAGCTTGCAATTTAAAACTCGGAGATATGGATCTGGAGGGAATGACCCTCACGGTGGAGGGTAAGGGTGGAAGACAAAGACTCGTTCCGTTTGGAGAAAAGTCTTTGGACATTCTGAATCGTTATCTAAAACAGAGCCGTCCCTTTATTCTCAAAACCAGAAACTGCGAATATCTGTTTGTGTCCAAAAAAGGATCTTATATCAATCGCAAATCGGTTTGGAGACTTCTCAATCATTATATCAAAAGAACCACGATCGCAAAAAAGGTGACTCCACACACGTTACGACACTCTTTTGCGACTCATCTTTTGGAAAATCACGCGGATCTCAAATCGGTTCAAGAACTATTGGGTCATATCGATATTTCTACTACACAGATCTATACGCATATGGCTAACAAAACCCTCAAGGAAGTTCATAAAAAATTTCATCCGAGAGGATAA
- a CDS encoding SGNH/GDSL hydrolase family protein: MKPIFYFKIIFFLITFILLVEVFLRIFPPVGLIYRLKDKQVHCMEEKEIPEIMLCPNSDTILQHPAGFTFRVRVDEFAERIVSEKKPFAGSKPEIWLMGDSIAYGFGLNDEDTIAWKLQKELSPAGLRVRNLGVDSLGTGGVHRKMERTLICKDPIFKKDCILPKAVFWIYHPSDLQDVQREFYLRNSLSGRWFFRGSVLLSRYSAIYNYFKIRSENKRFETLRTQGPAVIPETLSNTPDDHPSFQELRKFFYACKKMNIPLTIVLYPNGTHSLTTPLSFTPLLDQIIAIAKKEGIAVLDIRSDFIKQYDLEKTDFYLPNDGHPTSAAAELIAKKILERIR; the protein is encoded by the coding sequence ATGAAACCCATTTTCTATTTTAAAATCATTTTCTTTCTAATCACCTTTATCTTGTTAGTTGAAGTTTTTCTAAGAATATTTCCTCCCGTCGGACTTATCTATAGATTGAAAGACAAACAGGTTCATTGTATGGAGGAAAAAGAAATTCCGGAAATCATGCTTTGTCCGAATTCGGATACGATTTTGCAGCATCCGGCAGGTTTTACGTTTCGAGTCAGAGTCGACGAATTTGCTGAACGAATCGTGTCCGAAAAAAAACCGTTCGCCGGCTCTAAACCGGAGATTTGGTTGATGGGGGATTCGATCGCATACGGCTTTGGTTTGAACGATGAGGATACGATCGCTTGGAAACTTCAAAAGGAGTTGAGCCCGGCAGGATTGCGGGTTCGGAATCTCGGGGTCGATTCCTTGGGTACGGGTGGAGTTCATAGAAAAATGGAAAGAACTTTGATCTGTAAAGATCCCATTTTCAAAAAAGATTGTATTCTCCCGAAGGCGGTATTTTGGATTTATCATCCCTCGGATCTTCAGGACGTTCAGAGGGAATTTTATCTTAGAAATTCCCTCTCAGGAAGATGGTTTTTTCGAGGTTCCGTCCTTTTGTCAAGATACAGCGCGATTTACAACTATTTTAAAATACGTAGCGAGAATAAAAGATTTGAAACGTTGAGAACACAGGGTCCGGCAGTGATTCCCGAAACGCTTTCCAATACTCCGGACGATCACCCTTCTTTTCAAGAGTTGAGAAAATTTTTCTACGCATGCAAAAAAATGAATATTCCTTTGACCATTGTCTTATATCCGAACGGAACACATTCGCTCACTACTCCCCTTTCTTTTACACCGCTTTTGGATCAAATTATAGCGATAGCCAAAAAAGAAGGGATTGCCGTCTTGGATATAAGATCCGATTTTATCAAACAATACGATTTAGAGAAAACAGATTTTTATCTTCCGAACGACGGACATCCCACTTCTGCTGCCGCGGAGTTAATCGCAAAAAAAATCTTAGAAAGAATTCGATAA
- a CDS encoding MBOAT family protein, with protein sequence MLFNSVQYLIFAPVVILIYFWLPARFQRFWLLVVSLYFYAIFKIPFVLLLIYSIVLTYYAVKGMESSQTKFFKLLFLNLAVWGNLILLYSFKYLDFSIQAWNVLVNVGPCDSLYVPLTGALLPMGISFFTLQAISYAVDVYRGTVPQAKSLFQFGLFLSFFPQLVAGPIIRAQDMLHQFLENYTYQKENLLPGIRQLAWGLFKKTFVADPISQTIDPVFANPGGYDSISLMVSAFLFSFQIYCDFSGYSDVAIGTGRIMGYRIPENFTRPFLAQTITELWRRWHISFSSWLRDYIYISLGGNRVSVFRAYFNVFFTTFVSGIWHGADWNFIIWGACHASVMVVERFFFSFSNIKEGWDKIPGWIKYIYTFLIFSFSMFFFRAKPSPEYGYNTSLELGFAIMKRCFAFENSGQSLHVPIAVILAVLLLFGTDYLQENKQEWMEKIQLKPWVVYPLAGIMIFIGFILYSVTVSQPFFYFQF encoded by the coding sequence ATGCTTTTTAATTCGGTTCAGTATCTCATCTTTGCACCGGTTGTCATTCTGATTTATTTCTGGCTTCCGGCGCGGTTTCAAAGATTCTGGTTGTTGGTAGTCAGTTTATATTTCTATGCTATATTCAAAATTCCTTTTGTTCTTCTTCTAATCTATTCCATCGTTTTGACGTATTATGCCGTCAAGGGAATGGAATCCTCTCAAACCAAGTTTTTTAAACTTTTGTTTTTGAATCTTGCGGTCTGGGGAAACCTCATTCTTCTCTATTCGTTCAAGTATTTGGATTTTTCGATCCAGGCTTGGAACGTTCTCGTAAATGTCGGTCCTTGCGATTCCTTATACGTTCCTTTGACCGGAGCCTTACTTCCGATGGGAATCTCCTTTTTTACGCTCCAAGCGATTTCCTATGCGGTGGACGTGTATCGAGGCACCGTTCCTCAGGCAAAGAGTCTATTTCAATTCGGTCTTTTTTTATCTTTTTTTCCCCAGTTGGTCGCGGGGCCGATCATTCGAGCTCAGGATATGCTCCATCAGTTTTTGGAGAATTATACCTATCAAAAAGAAAACCTGCTTCCGGGGATTCGTCAGTTGGCATGGGGATTGTTTAAAAAAACATTCGTAGCCGATCCGATTTCCCAAACCATCGATCCGGTTTTTGCAAATCCGGGAGGATACGATTCGATTTCGCTTATGGTGAGTGCGTTTTTGTTTTCCTTTCAGATCTATTGCGACTTTTCAGGGTATTCGGACGTCGCCATCGGAACCGGAAGAATCATGGGATACAGAATTCCGGAAAACTTTACAAGACCCTTCCTCGCTCAGACGATCACCGAACTCTGGCGCAGATGGCATATCTCATTCTCATCCTGGCTCCGGGATTATATCTATATCTCTCTCGGTGGAAACCGTGTGAGTGTTTTTCGCGCGTATTTCAATGTATTTTTCACGACTTTTGTGAGCGGGATCTGGCACGGGGCGGATTGGAATTTTATCATATGGGGAGCCTGTCACGCCTCGGTAATGGTTGTGGAACGTTTTTTCTTTTCGTTTTCTAACATCAAAGAGGGATGGGATAAAATTCCGGGATGGATCAAATACATTTATACGTTTTTGATTTTTTCCTTTTCCATGTTTTTCTTTCGAGCCAAACCTTCTCCCGAGTATGGATACAATACGAGTTTGGAACTCGGTTTTGCGATTATGAAACGATGTTTTGCGTTTGAAAATAGCGGACAAAGTCTACACGTTCCGATCGCGGTAATTCTCGCGGTCTTGTTGTTATTCGGAACGGATTATCTCCAAGAGAACAAACAGGAATGGATGGAAAAAATTCAGTTAAAACCTTGGGTGGTTTATCCCTTGGCGGGAATCATGATCTTCATCGGATTTATTCTTTACAGCGTAACAGTGAGTCAGCCGTTTTTTTACTTTCAGTTTTGA